In one window of Thermodesulfobacteriota bacterium DNA:
- the glgP gene encoding alpha-glucan family phosphorylase has protein sequence MSLLEELTAESKIAYFSMEVGFRNEIPTYSGGLGVLAGDTIKSAADLNLPMVAVTLIHRKGYFRQELDKDGKQTEHPEKWSPAEHMQLLPQRIRVTIEGREVAVQAWVYSIRSLVTKWNVPIFFLDTDLPENTPEDRAITDHLYGGDDRYRLKQEVVLGLGGVLMLRALGFRIKKYHMNEGHAALLTLELLQRYKRDIEAVWDEREVWDIERVKNLCVFTTHTPVEAGHDKFSYDLVREVLGEDVPFDVLKELGGANKLNMTLLAMNLSQYMNGVAKKHSEVSKVLFPGYKIQAITNGVHTFTWVSEPFARLYDKYLPGWANEPELFVRITRIPEEELWGAHMEAKRRLIDFVNGETGAGMDYETLTIGFARRATAYKRSNLLLWDVERLRKIGRKKVQVIYAGKAHPRDIEGKRNIERIVKTARELADDIKIAYLGNYDMDLALKMISGVDVWLNTPMRPREASGTSGMKAAHNGVLNFSILDGWWIEGHIEGYTGWSIGPQPLESSLALSTDEADADDLYRKLEKDVIPTFYDNRRIWIKMMENSIGKVAYYFNSHRMMRRYVTEAYIR, from the coding sequence ATGTCATTGCTTGAAGAGCTTACAGCCGAATCCAAGATAGCCTATTTCTCAATGGAGGTGGGCTTCAGGAACGAGATACCCACCTATAGCGGCGGCCTGGGGGTGCTTGCCGGAGACACGATAAAATCGGCTGCAGACCTCAACCTTCCCATGGTGGCGGTCACTCTCATACACCGGAAGGGGTACTTCAGGCAGGAGCTTGACAAGGACGGAAAGCAGACAGAGCACCCGGAGAAATGGAGCCCGGCAGAGCACATGCAGCTGCTGCCCCAGCGGATAAGGGTCACGATAGAAGGGAGGGAGGTCGCTGTCCAGGCCTGGGTCTATTCCATACGGAGCCTGGTCACCAAGTGGAATGTGCCGATCTTCTTCCTCGACACCGACCTCCCGGAGAACACCCCCGAGGACAGGGCCATAACCGACCACCTCTACGGCGGCGACGACCGCTACAGGCTCAAGCAGGAGGTGGTGCTCGGCCTGGGCGGAGTGCTCATGCTCAGGGCCCTGGGATTCAGGATAAAGAAATACCACATGAACGAAGGACACGCGGCGCTCCTTACGCTCGAACTACTGCAGAGATACAAGCGCGACATAGAGGCGGTCTGGGACGAACGCGAGGTCTGGGACATAGAGCGCGTCAAAAACCTCTGCGTATTCACGACGCACACCCCGGTCGAGGCCGGGCACGACAAGTTTTCTTACGACCTCGTGCGGGAGGTCCTCGGCGAGGACGTGCCTTTCGACGTCTTGAAGGAGCTTGGCGGCGCGAACAAGCTGAATATGACGCTCCTTGCCATGAACCTGAGCCAGTACATGAACGGGGTCGCGAAGAAGCACAGCGAGGTCTCGAAGGTCCTATTCCCCGGCTACAAGATACAGGCCATCACAAACGGCGTGCATACCTTCACCTGGGTCTCGGAGCCCTTCGCGCGCCTCTACGACAAGTACCTGCCCGGCTGGGCCAACGAGCCCGAGCTTTTCGTGAGGATAACCCGTATCCCCGAAGAAGAGCTCTGGGGCGCGCACATGGAGGCGAAAAGGAGGCTCATAGACTTCGTGAACGGCGAAACCGGCGCCGGCATGGACTATGAAACCCTCACCATAGGCTTCGCCAGGCGGGCCACTGCCTACAAGAGGTCGAACCTGCTCCTCTGGGATGTCGAGCGCCTCCGGAAGATCGGCAGGAAAAAGGTTCAGGTCATCTACGCCGGTAAGGCCCACCCCAGGGACATCGAAGGCAAGAGGAATATAGAGCGCATCGTAAAGACCGCCCGCGAGCTCGCTGACGATATCAAAATAGCGTACCTCGGGAACTACGACATGGACCTCGCCCTGAAGATGATCTCGGGCGTGGACGTATGGCTGAATACCCCGATGCGGCCCAGGGAGGCCTCGGGCACGAGCGGAATGAAGGCCGCCCACAACGGGGTCTTGAACTTCAGCATCCTTGACGGCTGGTGGATAGAGGGGCACATCGAGGGCTATACCGGCTGGTCCATAGGCCCCCAGCCGCTTGAGAGCTCGCTTGCGCTCTCGACCGACGAGGCGGACGCCGACGACCTCTACAGGAAGCTCGAAAAGGACGTCATCCCGACTTTTTATGACAACCGCAGGATATGGATAAAGATGATGGAGAACTCCATAGGCAAGGTCGCCTACTACTTCAACTCTCACAGGATGATGAGAAGGTATGTGACCGAGGCGTATATAAGATAG
- a CDS encoding transglycosylase SLT domain-containing protein — MASIKRSLHIPALVSALSLQLFFTGPAHAFFVKTSQVTAPEAAQSLFRKAGPEPLFMFALKMKDEGNKAEARRSFAEVRKLFPDSAWAPRAAFLLALIALEEGDPGALAYLEESAGLSGIDDYRLFYRAKALSAQGLHAEAAGAYESIILSYPSSLLAEKSRYLGAAALFEGAAFQKSAEAFEKFLKTHPEGPLSADAALMLSDSYIKSGAPEKGVARLKGLALGQPAAASGQKAHKKLAQLDSEGVKGAKLTPEERFRRAEGLLRAASFEAAIGEYKSLSGSPEFKGKASVKTAVALARQKKYGQAEKLLKEHLSAEKPSLEAEALYWYALTSIRQGKDGGALEALKRLSVKFPRSDERGRVMMLLARFKEEKDLEEAVKLYKTVISDFAGSPVSDDAFWNLAWGAYASGSYEDAYEGFSRYLAAKPGGRDTTRSRYWKARSAENLGRGGEAAGGYEEVCAKAPDTFYCLMAASRARELEKRTGAVLAGARAIPASAFNPGTRPSTDGLQGESVFAGVPGYRAAVELLALGLREEAADELERIASLHSGKRADLAEIAMLLYEAGDYYRAFRIYRLHLSADRDFNHLGFPLRIVESVREKSGVPVDPFLVAAVAREESHFNPGAVSPVGALGMMQIMPSTGKGIAARLGESFAEGSLFEPATSIRFGSWYLGHLLERFNGDLALAISGYNAGPNAAERWARSLPFELDEFVESIPYNETRAYSKRVLRSYAEFLRLAGEDPVERIRRVEPYGGKAKDPGEADASGVMPVYASTGSGPGLRPFFPLTLLSAPFQRAIPLF, encoded by the coding sequence ATGGCTTCGATTAAAAGGAGCCTTCATATACCGGCCCTGGTTTCCGCGCTTTCGCTCCAGCTCTTTTTTACCGGACCCGCTCACGCCTTTTTCGTAAAAACCAGCCAGGTAACGGCCCCCGAGGCCGCTCAATCCCTATTTCGCAAGGCCGGGCCTGAGCCGCTTTTCATGTTCGCGCTCAAGATGAAGGACGAGGGAAACAAGGCCGAGGCCAGGAGGTCCTTTGCGGAGGTCCGCAAGCTCTTCCCGGATTCGGCATGGGCCCCGAGGGCGGCGTTTCTCCTGGCCCTTATTGCCCTGGAGGAGGGGGACCCCGGCGCGCTTGCCTATCTTGAAGAATCCGCAGGCCTTTCGGGCATCGACGATTACCGCCTCTTTTACAGGGCCAAGGCCCTTTCCGCGCAGGGCCTCCATGCGGAGGCTGCCGGCGCCTATGAATCCATTATACTATCCTATCCGTCATCTTTGCTTGCCGAAAAGTCCCGGTATCTCGGCGCCGCGGCCCTTTTCGAGGGTGCTGCCTTCCAGAAATCCGCGGAAGCATTCGAGAAATTCCTGAAAACGCACCCTGAAGGCCCCCTTTCCGCGGACGCGGCCCTCATGCTTTCCGATTCCTACATCAAATCCGGCGCGCCGGAAAAGGGTGTTGCACGCCTTAAGGGGCTGGCGCTCGGGCAGCCTGCCGCCGCCTCCGGGCAAAAGGCCCATAAGAAGCTCGCCCAACTCGATTCAGAGGGGGTGAAGGGCGCAAAATTGACTCCTGAGGAAAGGTTCAGGAGGGCAGAGGGGCTCCTCAGGGCCGCCTCATTCGAGGCTGCCATCGGGGAGTATAAAAGTTTGAGCGGCTCGCCCGAATTCAAAGGCAAGGCGTCCGTCAAGACCGCGGTCGCGCTCGCAAGGCAGAAGAAGTACGGCCAGGCCGAAAAGCTCCTTAAAGAACATCTTTCAGCCGAGAAGCCGTCCCTTGAGGCGGAAGCGCTCTACTGGTACGCGCTGACTTCGATAAGGCAGGGAAAAGATGGCGGCGCCCTGGAGGCCCTTAAGAGGCTTTCAGTGAAATTCCCCAGAAGCGACGAGCGCGGAAGGGTTATGATGCTCCTCGCCCGCTTCAAGGAAGAAAAAGACCTTGAAGAGGCTGTGAAGCTTTATAAGACGGTAATCTCGGATTTCGCCGGCAGCCCCGTATCGGATGACGCGTTCTGGAACCTTGCATGGGGCGCGTACGCCTCCGGCAGTTATGAGGACGCCTACGAAGGCTTCTCGCGATATCTCGCTGCGAAGCCCGGCGGCAGGGATACGACGAGGTCGCGCTACTGGAAGGCCAGGAGCGCTGAGAACCTCGGGAGGGGCGGGGAGGCGGCAGGCGGGTACGAGGAAGTTTGCGCCAAGGCCCCGGATACCTTCTATTGCCTCATGGCCGCATCGAGGGCAAGGGAGCTTGAAAAACGGACTGGAGCGGTCCTGGCCGGGGCGAGGGCGATCCCGGCAAGCGCATTTAATCCAGGCACGCGGCCTTCTACCGATGGATTGCAAGGCGAAAGCGTTTTCGCGGGGGTTCCAGGGTACAGGGCTGCCGTGGAGCTTCTCGCTCTGGGCTTACGGGAGGAGGCCGCTGACGAGCTTGAGAGGATAGCGTCGCTTCATTCGGGGAAGCGGGCGGACCTTGCCGAGATCGCAATGCTCCTCTACGAGGCAGGGGACTACTACAGGGCCTTCAGGATATACAGGCTCCACCTCTCGGCGGATAGGGATTTCAACCACCTCGGGTTCCCGCTCCGGATAGTCGAGTCCGTCAGGGAGAAATCCGGAGTTCCAGTTGACCCGTTCCTGGTGGCTGCCGTAGCGCGCGAGGAGAGCCATTTCAACCCCGGCGCGGTCTCGCCCGTTGGCGCGCTCGGGATGATGCAGATAATGCCCTCGACCGGAAAGGGCATAGCCGCCAGGCTCGGAGAAAGCTTCGCGGAGGGGAGCCTTTTCGAGCCGGCCACGAGCATCAGGTTCGGGTCCTGGTACCTCGGGCATCTCCTTGAGAGGTTCAACGGCGACCTGGCGCTCGCGATATCTGGCTATAACGCCGGTCCGAACGCGGCAGAGAGATGGGCGAGGAGCCTGCCATTCGAGCTCGACGAGTTCGTGGAATCCATTCCCTATAACGAGACAAGGGCCTATTCGAAAAGGGTATTGAGGAGCTATGCCGAGTTCCTGAGGCTTGCAGGGGAGGACCCTGTCGAGCGGATAAGGAGGGTTGAGCCGTACGGCGGCAAGGCAAAAGACCCTGGCGAGGCCGACGCAAGCGGGGTAATGCCGGTTTACGCCTCTACAGGGAGCGGGCCGGGTCTTCGCCCTTTTTTCCCTTTGACCTTGCTTTCCGCACCTTTTCAGCGAGCGATTCCGCTTTTTTGA
- a CDS encoding M48 family metallopeptidase, with protein MDPSPALIFIVGLYLASTGAGLVLEFLNIRRLNERWGEVPPGFEGRIDRDSLALSREYTVENARLAMAEKLAGSLASAVFVLFLLKPYDRWIDSLGGGFIASGAVFFMLLLLAETLLSAPFAFWRVFRIERKFGFSAMTPGLWAADLAKSIAVSSALALLFICAALWIVSLSPGLWWFWLWLLFIGFTVFMMYVSPHLIEPLFNRFDEVDDPGLRDGIREVLKKAGIRAGKVLKVDASRRTSHTNAYFTGIGSVKRIVLYDTLLEKLGKEEIISVLAHEAGHWKGRHLLKGLTATALIGLAALHVSYRVIGSGLLERAFGFEGASLYAQIVLLGLLASIAAFFFIPVFTWLSRRREMGADRFAAEISGDPSSMASALIKLSRDNLSNLHPHPLYAAFHYSHPPVAERVRELRKTGEGT; from the coding sequence ATGGACCCTTCGCCTGCGCTTATCTTCATAGTGGGACTGTATCTGGCCTCAACGGGGGCCGGTCTTGTCCTCGAATTTCTGAACATCAGGAGGCTTAACGAGAGGTGGGGCGAGGTGCCGCCCGGCTTCGAGGGGCGCATCGACCGGGATTCCCTCGCGCTCTCAAGGGAATACACGGTCGAGAACGCAAGGCTCGCGATGGCAGAGAAGCTCGCCGGGTCTCTTGCCTCGGCCGTTTTCGTGCTATTCCTCCTCAAGCCCTATGACAGGTGGATAGATTCGCTGGGGGGCGGCTTCATAGCATCCGGGGCGGTCTTTTTCATGCTCCTTCTGCTTGCGGAGACCCTGCTGAGCGCGCCTTTTGCCTTCTGGCGCGTCTTCAGGATAGAGAGGAAGTTCGGGTTCAGCGCAATGACCCCGGGGCTATGGGCCGCCGACCTGGCCAAGTCCATAGCCGTCTCGTCGGCGCTGGCCCTCCTCTTCATATGCGCCGCGCTCTGGATAGTCTCACTCAGCCCGGGGCTATGGTGGTTCTGGCTATGGCTCCTTTTCATCGGGTTTACGGTATTCATGATGTACGTTTCGCCGCACCTGATAGAGCCGCTTTTCAACAGGTTCGACGAGGTCGACGACCCGGGCCTCAGGGACGGCATAAGGGAGGTCCTTAAAAAAGCCGGCATACGGGCCGGCAAGGTCCTCAAGGTGGACGCATCGAGGCGCACCTCGCATACGAACGCCTATTTCACCGGGATAGGGAGCGTAAAGAGGATAGTGCTCTACGATACGCTTTTGGAAAAGCTCGGGAAGGAGGAGATAATCTCGGTCCTCGCCCACGAGGCCGGACACTGGAAGGGGCGCCATCTCCTCAAGGGCCTGACAGCGACGGCGCTCATCGGACTCGCGGCGCTACATGTCTCCTACAGGGTGATTGGAAGCGGACTTCTCGAGAGGGCCTTCGGATTCGAGGGCGCCTCGCTTTACGCGCAAATCGTGCTCCTGGGCTTACTCGCATCCATAGCCGCCTTCTTTTTTATTCCCGTTTTCACGTGGCTCTCCAGGCGGCGAGAGATGGGGGCTGACCGGTTCGCAGCCGAGATTAGCGGCGACCCGTCCTCGATGGCATCGGCGCTAATTAAGCTATCCAGGGACAACCTCTCGAACCTGCACCCGCACCCGCTTTATGCCGCGTTCCACTACTCGCATCCGCCAGTGGCCGAACGTGTAAGGGAATTGCGGAAGACTGGAGAGGGAACCTGA
- the otsB gene encoding trehalose-phosphatase, with protein MSRYLLKSMEEARSCLKDRDVSLFLDYDGTLTPVAGRPEDARLSFQMKELVRTLAVSMPVAIVSGRGLADIMSLVGIDGVAYAGNHGLEAAAPDFTMTYDIGRAAREELDGLAPALSELEERWKGVIFENKGASHTVHYRLLGSRQFPLFKEGFDKAVAPALSRGRVRLAESKRAFEIKARVNWDKGRAVLWMLGRKRFRGTTPIFIGDDETDKDAYRALGPEGLSVHVGCEADEAAFHLIAQDEVKMFLKLLLDTHEAAR; from the coding sequence ATGAGCAGATACCTTCTGAAATCCATGGAGGAAGCGCGGTCGTGCTTAAAAGATAGGGACGTCTCCCTTTTCCTCGACTATGACGGCACGCTTACCCCGGTGGCCGGCAGGCCCGAGGACGCGCGCCTCTCCTTCCAGATGAAGGAGCTCGTCAGGACGCTCGCCGTCTCCATGCCGGTGGCGATAGTCTCGGGCAGGGGCCTTGCGGACATAATGTCCCTAGTCGGCATCGACGGGGTCGCGTACGCCGGGAACCACGGCCTTGAGGCCGCCGCTCCGGACTTCACCATGACATACGACATAGGGCGCGCCGCGCGAGAAGAGCTGGACGGGCTCGCGCCCGCGCTCTCGGAGCTGGAGGAGAGGTGGAAGGGCGTGATTTTCGAAAACAAGGGTGCTTCGCACACCGTCCACTACAGGCTTCTCGGCTCGCGGCAGTTCCCCCTTTTCAAGGAGGGGTTCGACAAGGCCGTAGCTCCCGCCCTTTCGCGGGGCCGGGTCCGCCTCGCGGAGAGCAAGAGGGCCTTCGAGATAAAGGCCAGGGTCAACTGGGACAAAGGCCGGGCGGTACTCTGGATGCTCGGCAGAAAACGCTTCAGGGGCACGACGCCCATCTTTATCGGCGACGACGAGACCGACAAGGACGCCTACAGGGCGCTCGGCCCTGAAGGGCTCTCGGTGCATGTGGGGTGCGAGGCAGATGAGGCCGCCTTCCACCTCATAGCGCAGGACGAGGTAAAGATGTTCCTTAAGCTCCTGCTCGACACCCATGAGGCGGCGCGCTGA